One Vicia villosa cultivar HV-30 ecotype Madison, WI linkage group LG5, Vvil1.0, whole genome shotgun sequence genomic window, AATGTGCGTGTAATGCAGACGTATCAAAGTTTGTTCGTGTCGAATTTCAGCTACTAAAAGATTGTGACTTCGGGGAACAGTTTCTAATAGTTGGAGACGATCCTATGCTTGGTTCATGGAATCCCTTAGATGCATTACTAATGACATGGTCTGATGGCCATATATGGACTCTCGAGCTGGATATGCCGGCCGGAAAATCGATCCAGTACAAGTTCATACTAAAGGGAATAGAAGGTGATATTATTTGGCAGCCGGGTTCGGATCGGGTTATTCAAACATGGGAAACTATGAACAGAATAATTGTTAGTGAGGATTGGGAGAATGCAGAACTTCAGAAAGTAGTAGAGGAAGATCGATTTTCTCGACCAAATGAAGAACCTCAAGTTCTATCAGACGTGTCAACTTCTACTGAAACAGCAGATGATTCTCGAGATAAAACGGAGTTCGTTGTATCAAATGCATCTAATATTGAAGATACGCGAATTCATGGGGAGGAGAAACTGATTGATGAAGAAGTAATTCAGGAAAATATTGGTGATAGTATTTCTTCATCGATTGAGAAGCCAATGGCTATTATAGCAGAAAATATCGGTTCCTCGGAGAAACTCATGGGAAGTACTAGTCACAAAACGAGTAAAAGTAATGTGATTCAAAAAAATGAAGAATCGGAAGATGGTTCTCAAAAGGAGGATACAATACGTTATAGCGGATACAACGGAAATGCTGCAGCACTAAACAATCAAGAAGGGACGATTGTGGAGGGAAGCTTAATCGACTTGAAAGGAGGTCCCGTTCTTGTACCTGGCTTAACGCCACCAACTGAAAAAGAAGCTGATCAAggtgaagttgaagaagaaaagattgTGATAAAGTCTTCAATTGAAACTTTTGAAACACATGATCAGATTATACCAGAGGTAATCGCTTGATGAGTGTGATGTTGTTCCGTTTTGAATTTCTTGTTTCTGTTTTATTAAAAGCTCATTCGAGTTTGCAACCAACCGAGAGAATAACTGATTAGATAGTTATCCGAAGCATCGTGTTTCATTTGTATCATCATCTATGTTTTTCATCAATGAAGTTAGTTTTGTTCTTACCGTGGCTCATTTGCTTCTTTCTTACATATATAACCAATGCATCTCAAAGCCAAAAGTGGCAGAGAAAAATTTGTTTCCAATTTGATTGTAATCAATGATTAAACATAACTTAGTTATTACAATGAATTTCTCTAATAATAATGGTAAACAAATAGATGAAGTGAAAGATGATCACTTTAGCCTCAATTCCCGAGCAATGTGGGATTATTTTGGCCAGCCTGGAACAGTTGCCTCTCAGTCGAGGCCATGTGGGCCCAACCCTGCTTCTAGAGTCAATGTTCTGGTCGGCCTCAAGTCCGCTCCACTACGGTCACTCAATCAAGGCCATGTGGGCCCGACCTCTCCTTCTAGCACCAAAGTTTCAGTAGGTCTCAAGTCTGCGCTACTGCGGCTACGAGGTATTGTCCGTTTTGAATGTGAGAATCCTCACGATTTTGTCATTTAGAAAAGGCGCTTCGTTGGATTGAGTTGTATGAGTGTTGTATATAAATTATCTTTAATCTCGATTCCCAAGCAATATGAGACTATTTTGACCTGCCATGAAAAACAGTCAaatatggttgatgcatgcagcCTCAATGGTGGTTACAAAAACATCAGCACATTGTTGTATTTTCTGATATAGGCCTCTTATGATAAAACGATGGAGATCCGTTTTATAGGGTGACTTAGCTTCATATAGAATTTACCGTTTATTATATATCTGTTAAATAGTTGATGTTGGTGTTAATGTTGTTTTTTCGTGTGCTTCATTTGTAAATGTTCAGTTGAGTAAGGATCAAGAATCAGATTATGACACAGCAGAGGAGATAAATACAACAATCAACGATGAGCTGAGTTTCCACGAGGAGCAGTTTCATTTAGCACCAAAACCGGAAGAAGTATTGAGCGCTGAGCCAATTCATGGTAACGCCTTGCGTAATGATGTGGAGTGGGGCCGCGAAACCGTCAAGAAGTTTTTAACGAAATTTGGATTGCTTTGATGTCAACTTTTACAGAACCACTAGGAGGAAGTTGTTGGATGAAAACGGTTATGAGTTCTGTGATTGCTCTTATCTTTTTGCCTAAAT contains:
- the LOC131601318 gene encoding uncharacterized protein LOC131601318: MKAFTSFSSKPINLKLGSLSPRVGFHVSDKPFSCFTFLSRNEQKGSIYCVLKVVQNKGFYPLHAVPSEHQQEVELEDVEPQVQQSEQTNVSKFVRVEFQLLKDCDFGEQFLIVGDDPMLGSWNPLDALLMTWSDGHIWTLELDMPAGKSIQYKFILKGIEGDIIWQPGSDRVIQTWETMNRIIVSEDWENAELQKVVEEDRFSRPNEEPQVLSDVSTSTETADDSRDKTEFVVSNASNIEDTRIHGEEKLIDEEVIQENIGDSISSSIEKPMAIIAENIGSSEKLMGSTSHKTSKSNVIQKNEESEDGSQKEDTIRYSGYNGNAAALNNQEGTIVEGSLIDLKGGPVLVPGLTPPTEKEADQGEVEEEKIVIKSSIETFETHDQIIPELSKDQESDYDTAEEINTTINDELSFHEEQFHLAPKPEEVLSAEPIHGNALRNDVEWGRETVKKFLTKFGLL